Proteins from a single region of Helicobacteraceae bacterium:
- a CDS encoding glycosyl hydrolase, which yields MTFRALFAFSLALYLASAQTPQTDQTRPASAKYPAPLEKMIGQMIIVGFEGQSAKDEWSKLVIRQIKNGEIGGVIIYARNVKDPLQLEALTRALHYSVGSNPPLWIMIDQEGGKIQRLNSKKGFSEYPSAKQIGKGTLNGARAVYRNLACELRGYGINFNLAPVVDLENGESVIASDERSFGSDPIKAAEFAKRFIQAHDSCGILTALKHFPGHGSAKADPHVEQADATGAYEEKELIPFKTLINANLARATMISHVIDRDIDELPASLSRKHIDRLRAAGFIGVIISDDLQMGAITQYFDLNETLVRAINAGDDALIFSNMLTQDPDIPQKALTIVKQAVESGEIDPQKIIDSYKRILVLKKKRLY from the coding sequence ATGACGTTTCGCGCTTTGTTTGCGTTTTCGCTGGCGCTTTATCTGGCGAGCGCTCAAACGCCGCAAACCGATCAAACCCGCCCCGCGAGCGCGAAATACCCCGCGCCTTTGGAAAAGATGATAGGGCAGATGATTATCGTAGGTTTTGAAGGGCAAAGCGCGAAGGACGAGTGGTCGAAACTTGTCATACGCCAAATCAAAAACGGCGAGATCGGGGGCGTGATTATCTACGCTCGCAACGTTAAAGATCCTTTGCAGCTTGAGGCGCTTACGCGCGCCCTTCATTACTCGGTCGGCTCTAACCCGCCGCTATGGATAATGATAGATCAAGAAGGCGGCAAGATTCAGCGGCTAAACTCTAAAAAAGGCTTTAGCGAGTATCCGTCCGCGAAACAAATAGGCAAAGGGACGCTAAACGGCGCGCGCGCCGTATATCGCAACCTCGCGTGCGAATTGCGCGGATACGGAATCAATTTTAACCTCGCGCCGGTAGTCGATCTGGAAAATGGCGAGAGCGTAATAGCGAGCGACGAGCGCAGTTTTGGCTCCGATCCTATCAAAGCGGCTGAATTCGCCAAGCGGTTTATACAGGCGCACGACTCTTGCGGCATACTAACCGCCCTAAAACATTTCCCCGGACACGGCAGCGCCAAAGCCGATCCGCACGTAGAGCAAGCGGACGCTACGGGCGCTTACGAGGAGAAGGAGTTAATTCCGTTCAAAACGCTTATAAACGCGAATTTGGCGCGCGCGACGATGATCTCTCACGTTATCGACCGCGACATAGACGAACTGCCCGCTTCGCTTTCGCGAAAGCATATTGATCGCTTGCGCGCCGCCGGTTTCATCGGCGTAATTATAAGCGACGATCTGCAGATGGGAGCGATTACGCAATATTTCGATCTCAACGAAACGCTGGTAAGAGCGATCAACGCCGGCGACGACGCGCTGATTTTTTCCAATATGCTTACGCAAGACCCCGATATACCTCAAAAGGCTTTAACTATCGTTAAACAAGCCGTGGAAAGCGGCGAAATAGATCCGCAAAAGATAATCGACTCTTATAAACGTATCTTAGTCTTAAAGAAAAAGCGGCTTTATTGA